One Glycine soja cultivar W05 chromosome 7, ASM419377v2, whole genome shotgun sequence genomic window, TTATTAAACTTTCCACATCAAACACGGGAAAGATTGAAAGGTAAAACCCtacattttcattaaaatttcaaGCGTGTCtatccatttattttttaacaggaTCTTAATCTATTTTAAAACCTTCAAATATATAGCTTGtaatttaactatatatatatattttttaaaattcctgCAGATCATACAAAATAAACCataaataagttattaaaatCAATAGTAACAACAAACAGTAGCTCTCACATCATTGTAAACATTTATCAGTAGAGTATAATGATAATCATAGTAAGAActtattcaaaacttaaaaaaatgtaacgacttcaaataataaaaaataataaaaacatttaaaaactaGGAGTGTCCATTAATTTGGATTAATCTTGTGAATTCGAAACACTAAACCACATTAATGAAACCCGATCAATTTCAGTTGAAGTATCTATTCtacaatataaaaatactatGGAAATCATAGCAAATAAAGgtatatacatttttaaaaaccaTGGCTTATCTATTGGCTAATGCAATCCACAAATCACCAATACATTCGCTAAAAGTAGAGACCTTGACCacgtttcataaaaaaatataaggactaaaacaCATTTTCCCCCCTCTAATGAGCCACATTGGTCAGTTATATCATGGCTAAAATCACTAATAATTGGTTAAATACTCATTAATCAGCCACACAAATATAGATCAGCAACCATTGACATAAAATCCGCGGACACAACCTCAGAGAAATTGATTCATAGTATTTAGGGAAATTTGTCAGATTACAGATATTCAAATCTATTATTGGTGACATGTTATCATATTCTGCGCATATCTTCAGCAGCTTGTTTCAAATGGCTCATATAAGCCCAAGAAAACTGTGCTACTTCCATCTTCCCGTTGAGCTATCAGGCATTTGTCCCCTGCAAAGACTTGGATGGAAcatttattcaaatattaagagataTGTTAGTTAAACTGAAATATGTACAAATCAGAATTTCTTGTCTTTCtgaaaacaaatttataaaaccggtatatttatttctcattcattgccatttcattttcatcttctgcttctaaaattattcataataaacaatgaTAGCAAAATTAGGCAACTTCTAGGAAACCAAAAACCTCTTGATGAAGTTATTGAATAAAACAGAAAGCAACTAACAGATGGTGATGCAAAGCTTAGAAAATAAGGATTGTCAGCAACATACTATCAGTAGATTACTTAATCCTAAATCGCTCAGTTCATATTTCACATACAAattctttgctgataaaaaaaaaatatatttcacatACAAATTATTTACTACTGCACCCAATAAGAACCTAAAGTTGTCACATGCACAGAGATTCAACCatgtttttaattctttctttctttcaaaattctatttttattcagCAAGGCCATCACAGGAATATCAATCGAAACACATTAATCAGCCACACAAAACAACGCTCAACAAAACTCAACTGGAAGTAAGAAACACTAACCTTTTGCCTAAGCTCTCTTGCGCTTAAGTGGTTTGATATGTTCCATAATATAATTGATAACTTCTTTCAATGTAGCCTTCCTATTATCCTTGAAGTTCCATAGCTCCACAACAGTATACCCACCGCTTGCATTgtattcatttatttcttttaaggcTGTAACAACAGCTGAATATATCTCATCTCCCCATTCATGCTTGAGGCTTCGTAACTTCTCATCTTCCTCATTTATAATATTCTGTATAAATTAAACATCATTATATGTGTTCCATATTATACTACTCTGCTCTACAAGGATTAATGATACAAGCCAGATCAAGAGCTAAAGAGTATTAATAACACAGACCTTTTACATATGCCAAGACAAGTccttaacaataaattaaataatcaattaattactAACAATGAAAACCATTTTCTTGGGACAATAAAGCATATAAATGAAACTTCCTTCGTGTGTGAACAGAAAATTACAAGCAACCACGCCAACTAACCAATTGAGGCAGAACTCCTTTATGAACACAAAGCATGTCAAGGTTGTACATACCTCTGCTTTATCATCAACTGTGACCACTTTAAATGGATGCCAAGCTGAATTCTTCACATTTTCCTGCCACAAAGAACAAAGCTCGACACCTTTGGTCCCAGCTTCTTCAAGAGGAAATCTTTTCTTGCAGTTATTCACAAAAACCTTCTGATCAAGTTCTCCCATTCTCTTGAGCCCAATTTTAGTTCTAGGAGCATTCAGCATatcgtctaacccctaaaacataaaaatattagtcTCCACAATCTACTCACACAaaatagaatttcaaaattCTTATTTCCTTCAGAAAGGTGAAGAGAATCTTCTTGCAAACATATTCACAGCTTGGCATAATTAGATGCAGGAACAGAAGCAGTTGCTTTTTAGAGTGGTTATCTTCAAGAATCAATGAAGAGAAAAGTTAAGCCATGGAATCTAAGTGAAAGATATAACTAGGATTTTCTTAAATGCATCCAAGGCCAAGGTATAGTTTGCTAAATTAAAATACTCCTAAAAAAGGTCGGGGTAAATTAGCAAATCTCTATATATGGATAGAGAAAAGGGGACCAGGGGGTATAATTTTATCAGGGAGAAAGTAAACAAGGTCATACTTTTATTAATTCTTTACGAGCTTCCTGCAGTTCATCATTACTCTGACGCTCCTTCACAATGAGGGTTTGATTCATGGCCTCCATATTTTCCAAATTATCTACTttttcttgcaattcatcattcatctcttttattttattctgaaCAGCTGCATCATCTTCATCTCCAAGATGCTTCATAACTTGCAATTTCCCTTTTAACTCTTCAATTTCCATTTCCAACTTTTGTTTGGCATCTAGCTGTTTTTCCAACTGAAGTATCTTGTTATAGGCCTCCTCTTTCTCTCGCTGGAAATTTTGAAGTTTACATCAATAAGATGTATTCACAATGTATAAGAATGAAGTGATAAATAGCAAGCTTTTCATAACCAAGACACTAAATAGTAAATAAGAGGCAAACCTTTTGCTCTTCAACAAGCCTTAAGACATTCTCATCGGCTATCTTTTGTTCCTTTGAAGCCAATTGGAGTGACTCATTCCTCAGATCTTTCTAGAAAGACAAAGGGATTATGTAAGAATCCTATAAAGGCAGATCATAAATGCTAATGTTTTCAAAGTCTACAAGCACCTTAAGCAAGGCAGTGTGGAAGCTATAAATGTTTTCAAGTATGCTGCTTTTTTTCCTCCAAAAACTAACCTTGGCTCTTTAGACGTTAGAGTTTACTGTTTCGCataatatatgaatattatatacaaatggtttttaataattattgtcaTAGATGACATAATCACATAAATAAAACTGAAACCATTTTTATGATTTGATATTTCCTCACAATGAATGGAAGCCATAAATTTGCCAATATTGACTTAGGGGTCCAATCTTAAGGGAGTGAATAGAATCAGAATAAATTACTTGGCTCAAATCAGTAGcaaccaataaaataattttagtaacagaaaaaagacaaaaacatgcCAAAAAGTTTTGAACTGACAGTTATTTATAAGCCAGAAAGATCTaggtataaaaattatatttaaaatgagtACATATTTACAggccaaaaaatataatatacattacCTTCTTGTTGTCCTCTTCaagtttcttcttctcttgatcAGTTAGGGCCTCACGTTTGTTTAGATCTCTACTCCAGGAATCAAGCTTCCGCTTTTTTTCCTCCAATTCACTACTCAGCTTTTCTTGTTCATCCAAGATCCTCCGTACCTCATTACGAGCTCTACGCTGCATATTCCTTGAttctgaagaagaaaagaaacaattatGTAGTATTATCAACTACAAAGTTTGCATGAGAATGTATCTCATAATAGTAGAACGTATATAGCCACATTTGAAAAACATGGATTATACAAGAAAGGCAAACTCAGAAGAAGCTACAAATCAAAAGTATACAAACCTTCTTCAAAGGCATTGTGAAGCTTATCTTTCTCCTCAAGCATCCTACTCAAGGACATGGTCTTTTCATTAAACTTATATTGCATTTTATCAAGGTTTTCGTTTGTAATCTCAATTTCATTAGTCAAGTTTGTCACAATACTATTCCTGCTTTCAGATGCCTCTTGAACAATATCTGTAACTGTCCTCAACCTTCCTTTGTTGCGGAGGTATTCCCCTATTGGCCCTCCACAATTATAATCATCTTCCCGGGCAACCCATCCATAAATGTTTGAGCCAGCTTCTAATTTCCTTGAATTCCAATCCTTCTTACCATGACGTGCAGCTTCAAATGACTTCTCAAAGTCACTTGCATTCATGAAACCATTCCAGTCGTTGTTGAAGTCTACCACAGCCCCAGCAATGAGGTCATCATCTTTCAAGAATATACGGAAATCTATTGGTCTGAATTTAGCAAATTCCTTCAACCAATATCCAGAATCGATAGATTTTCCCTTTATGTTAACAATTATACCTGTCCAAGGCCAAACATAAAGATCTTCTTGATGTAAAGGTTGATTGACAGCTTGGGGTAGAGCTGGGCGCTGGATTGGCTCTGCTTCACAGGCTAGGTCGGTCTCCAAATACTTTGCTAGAGCAAGGTGGTTTGCCTTTTGTTGTGCACTTCTGTTAGCAGAACCCTTACCAACTCCTGATGCATGTTGCAATAAATCCTTatatttgaattcttgttttttcttCCCAGCACAGTAAGGACATCTAAGAGTTCCATTCAAATTTTTAACCTTGTATTTCCCAGCCCTTAACTGTTCATATGGTTTCTCTGCGTACTCTTCAATCTCAGATTCACTGATATCAGAATCTTCTTCAGAGCTGTAGTCCATTGAAGCTCTGcatacaaatacaaaaaaatcagTCCAGGAACAACGGTTGTGTACAATTTGAGGGGAGACAATTTTTTCAGAAAGCACCAATGCAAAAACTTGCAGAAAAAGCTTAGGAAATGTACATTAATAATTTgcacacaaaaaaattcagataACAACAGAAAAATAATGCTACCGAGTGGTAAGCAAACAATGGTCTGCCTTGGCAGACTATCCACATCTTCATGAAATGAgtagaacaaaaaagaaacaacaataaTAGCAAACAGTCAGGGACGCAAGTTATCATCAGCAGCTTCAGAGTTTTGATTGCCAATTTTCTAAGTTAATACGCCGTTCACTGAgttattaacaaaatttctCGAAGTATCACAAACAATAGTCACCAAACCCCTAAATCAGACACAAGAACAACCACATTTGGCTGGCAAACAGATAAACCCTCGAACAATGCGTCTCTTAGCACATGCAGCAAATCGCAAAAACGAAAACATACGCGACATTCGAGAAATCACACATGATTTTCAACCGCATTATGAGCTGAGATAGTGAGAGGTTGAACTTACAGTTGGGAGAGTGAAACGATGGGTGCAGTGAGAAATGAGAAAGGCAAGCCCTAGTTAAGTTGATTTGGGTGCGTGCGTGCCAGCGAGAGATAAATGAGCAGCTGTGTCGAGGCTGCACAGGTTTAAGCTAACGATGAGTGGAATTGTTTGATTCTGATTCCTAACGCCCTTGGGGAATGCTCTTACTATCGGAATGCTCCAACTCCAACACTCAACAACAAAGACTGGAATATTCTACAAAAAAGCTCCTTTGTATGCAATCTCCTTGATAACTAGTAATCAAGTTTGAGATATCCTCTAAGAGAAAGAGAATCAGTGTAGAGAAAAAATGACAAGATTTTATAAATCTTCTTTCTTGAAATAACtattacatttataattttttcctccTTTTATAAAAGTGGACATTGCTTCTTTATCTCCTTTAAATGAGATatttatgtttgtttaaaaaaatcttacttaAACATTTAAAGatgaaatatgaaatatgataaattttgatGGGAAAAAATATGAAGATATCAAGGAGTCTAACTCAATTATTTTAGCATGATGCATAAATTGTTGCAAACTCTTACTATAtttatctttgattcgataaaaaaacaaacacacaaaaaaaaatctacatttTAGAAAACTCAAATAATGCAAGTTAAGAAGAATGATATTACTAAGATATAACATTAGAATTATGAAATTTCAAGTATTTTCAAATTAGCTAATttaatgaatagaaaaaacaattatttataaaagtaataaGAAAACACAtgagaaatataaaattgatagaTTAATTGCAAATCATTGTCTATACTTATGCAAAACATAAcattattacattaaattaacttaaatattcTATAAACtattgttaattaataaaatataatttctactAGTGACATTTTACTATCAATCATACATTAGTCTTCCAATAACATTACCTACTAATTCACCCACTATCATTCTTGctcaataaaaaattttagtGTTTGTTTTCCATTGTAATTTTCATCAACATTGTTGAATACTTTTCTAGCTCAAATctttttatctcatttatttatttgaaatttcaaatttaagtctattaataattttcatttgtatAAATTTGGAAACAAAATTAGAACCCCAATGTGTTTCTAtgtttatctttataaaaaattgaaataattcttGTACAAAAATTAGGATTATTGACACCAAGAGACAATTCCTTTGGAGCACCAAGTTGTTTAAAGTAATAAAGTTTGATGAAGCGTTATTGGAGTCTAAGTGCAAGTAACAAGtcaaatattgataaaaatagGCATGTTGTTGAACAACATATAAGTGAAAATGACTTGCAAATCGTATACTTTATGGCTTTAGATTGGATGCCGTTGTCAAGTTGAATCATATAGTTTTCTTGTGGCCCATCTATAGAtatctcaattttattttactcattGTATTCCTAAACAACAGGTATCGAGGCAAATGGTTCCCTTATGGAGGAACTTCATTTACGAAGAATTTcactgtttttcttttattagcaAATATAAATGTGTAACTTGTTTGATATTTATTAATCAATCACTTTTAATAGAAGAAATGAAACgtaaatctgagtttgaatttgtgaGATTCAGAGCGTTAGCTTTTCAATGTGAAagagattaaataataatatggtaagacatgtttttgttctttataaaatttttgaagtttagttttagtctattaaaaaattttagtttgtttttcatgtttctaattttataatgtATCACTTTTATCCCCTCAAGTATTATTTAAACAACTTTTTGTCTCTGTATAAAGTACTATCTAAGCCACATCAAAGATAAAAAGTGGTGCGCTTCAATATTAGAAGGACAAAAAAATGGACAAATTTTTAGAGGGACTAAAACCAAACATTATAAATTTGAGAGATCAAAGACAATTCTACAAAAAGATAACACACAAAGTAGCAAgggtcaaataaaaaatataaaaacttttattcCATGTTAATTTTACCCATACTTTACAAGTTAAAATTACCTTCtatatcaaatcaattttaatagcCATACATCACTCATAAGGTGATACACCTTACCCTGGACCATACATCTAATagcatttattttgaaatatgaaaaaattgttatatctAATATTcatattgtttaaaatattaaatattcataCCAATACACCTAAAGTTTAAGAAGATACGTGTTAAATAAACATATTagtttaaaaagtaaattatactAATTGTCCCTAAAGTTTCGTGAAATTATACAAATTTCTCCTATTTTTATCTACTCCTACACTAACCCcctaattctttttaaaatatatatccaTACACCTTATGCACTACAATAACTGCCCTTAATTGCCGGGAAAACATTACACCATCCTCCCATATAAGGGAGGttattgtaaatattaaaaaatgagaaaaattttatgtaatttcacGAAATCTCATTGAATGTTTGTGTATTTTACTCTAGTTTAAAATTATAGTTAGATGTTTATGGAGCATTTGCTAACTTGTCTTAAGGAAATGTTTGTGTACAAACAAGAGTTGTTCCTTAATTTTAAACTTTGGAGGTCATTTTTTAAGTGTACGCATacgaaaaaaattatacaaagataataactatatataataaaaatatattatattaattatttcatattcaaataaaaaactatttgtttgatcatttttttattgtagacGTTTAAGAGTGAATGAAAGTAAGAAAATTTCCAATTTGTAACCCGTGTTTAAGACTGGTGTATATTGTAGTACCAACTATAGACCTTGTCTCATACCGCATTTACTACTGGTAGAACGTAAATCAAGGTTATAACTTGATGGATTAgcataaaatttgtcaaaaacaaGTCATAAAGGCTAACCATATACATAATGTGGTCTTTACATTCCCTCTCTcccttattttagaaaatatgatttttagcGTTTTAACAAACCACAAATTCCATTTGAATGATTCAACTGTATTAGGTGTTCAATATCATTTTTTGTATGTATAAATAACACTTTACTTTGTATCCCCAAACTACAGAAACATATTCTTCAATGGAATTTGGCAAAAAGTAGCCATCGCCCCAACGATCCCATTTCCCTTGACTTCTCTACGTGAAGATCCTTGTGTCACATAGTACgtgcataaattattatacaagtTAATTTGAGGAatacaatatatttatattttatgtaaatgTGACTTTCTTATTATTAGATTtcgatcttttaaaaaattgtgccTATAGTTACTTAATAATGATGTTATATGCTTTTCGTTATACCCTGTTACATGTCACATCAAAATGGTTGGTGGTGTGACATGAGTAGTTGCATGACATACTATAACCAAGAGActatataaagttttttttaaaaacaattatagagatgaaaaaaaagaatcaaaatcaaataagcCATGTTTAGAGTTTAAAAGCATGCCCATTCTTAATTAGTGCAGAGGAATATTATGGTCATTACTTGTCatattaactaattttacataaatattcaTTTCTCACAGGAGCTAGTTAAAATGTCAGAGGGAAATGCAGGGAAAGGAAAGAGAATCGCCATCATTGGCGTCTCAACCTTATTGTTGGTGGCTATGGTTGTGGCGGTCACAATTGGGGTCAATCTCAATGAGAATGGTTCCAACAATGATATAGAGGACAACAAGAAAAATCATGTTGCTTCTTCCATAAAAGCCGTCCAAACCCTTTGTCATCCCACAAATTATGAGAAAGAATGCGAGGAAAGCCTTATAGCTGGGGCTGGAAATACCACAGATCCAAAAGAACTCGTCAAAATTTTCTTCAACATCACCATTACAAAAATTGGTGATAAACTCAAAGAAACTAATATTTTGCATGAGATTGAGGAGGAACCCAGAGCCAAGATGGCACTTGACACTTGCAAGCAACTCATGGATCTTTCTATTGGGGAATTAACAAGGTCACTTGATGGAATAAATGAGTTTAACCTCATAAATGTTGACAAAATCCTCATGAATTTAAAAGTTTGGCTTAGTGGTGCGATTACATACCAAGATACTTGCTTGGATGGGTTTGAGAACACCACTAGTGATGCTGGCAAAAAGATGAAGGATTTGTTGACGATAGGCATGCATATGAGCAGCAATGCCCTTGCCATTGTAACAGATTTGGCTGACACTGTTAATGATTGGAATATCACAAAATCATTTGGGCGTCGCCTCCTTCAAGATTCTGAGCTTCCGTCATGGGTTGATCAACATAGACTCCTTAATGAAAATGCAAGTCCATTCAAACGCAAGCCTAATGTTACTGTAGCCATAGATGGTAGTGGAGATTTCAAAAGCATCAATGAGGCATTGAAGCAAGTGCCTGAGAAAAACCGAAAGCCATTTGTGATCTACATCAAGGAAGGCGTTTACCAAGAGTATGTTGaagttacaaaaaaaatgaccCATGTGGTGTTTATTGGTGAAGGGGGGAAAAAGACACGAATATCTGGTAACAAAAACTTCATAGATGGAACGAACACTTATAGAACTGCCACTGTCGGTATGTCTCTTTTCGTGATTATCAACTTAATTAACTTACTACTCCTATgcatttgagtaaaaaaaaaaacttaataacttatccaataaattagttaaatgaAACCTTATTCATGACTCAGACTGTGAAGCTTACcaaaatgagattaaaaaaactaaatttattacTCATGTGCATTTgggtaaaaaaaacataattaaaaacttattcaataaatttattaaatgaaaccTTATTCTTGAGTCAAACTTTGAAGCTTActaaaatgagattaaaaaaactaaatttgataAGTTTCTCCATAAAACTCttaagtttataaaaatatcataggTCATGTTCTTCAACTTGAATAAACTCTTTGAAAAGTCCTTTCCTTACTTAACATTTTAAGGTCCAtagtttttatttgaaaacacCTTTAACCCGCcccaaaatgaataaattaataaaagatacatttacaaaatttaattaaacaaaaaaatttaaaataaaccatTTGTAATTCAAgggaattttttattcaaataaataaattaactacTTTATGCATGCAGCTATTCAAGGAGATCACTTTGTGGCCATCAATATGGGGTTTGAGAATTCTGCTGGACCTCATAAGCATCAAGCGGTGGCATTGAGAGTCCAAGCAGACAAGTCCATCTTTTACAATTGCTCAATGGATGGGTATCAAGACACACTTTATGCACACACCATGCGTCAATTCTATAGAGATTGCACCATTTCAGGTACCATCGACTTTGTGTTCGGTAATGCACTAGCTGTTTTTCAAAATTGCACTTTCGTGGTCCGAAAGCCACTGGAGAACCAACAATGCATTGTGACTGCACAAGGTAGAAAAGAGATACAACAACCATCGGGAATAGTAATCCAAGGGGGATCCATTGTGTCTGACCCTGAGTTCTACTCTGTGAGATTTGAGAACAAGGCTTACCTAGCTCGTCCATGGAAGAATTACTCCAGGACCATCATCATGGACACATACATTGATGATTTGATTGACGCTGATGGGTATTTGCCATGGCAAGGACTAGAGGGTCCTTCTGGTATGGATACTTGCTTCTATGCCGAGTACCACAACATTGGCCCCGGTTCAGACAAATCCAAGCGTGTGAAATGGGCTGGGATTTGGAACCTCAATTCAAAAGCTGCACGTTGGTTCTCACCATCTAAGTTTTTTCATGGAACTGATTGGATTGAGGTTACTGGAATTCCTTGCTTTCCTGGCGTGCCGAAACACCATAGGCACAAAAAGACAATACTTAATTGGCAATAAAAGTAATGAGTTGCAAAATCGagcaatataaattaattaaaaagtaatgaTTGTGcttctttattctttaattattttcatttcattaattAACTCTAGagttaactatatttttttatctcaagcAATT contains:
- the LOC114418063 gene encoding factor of DNA methylation 1-like, yielding MDYSSEEDSDISESEIEEYAEKPYEQLRAGKYKVKNLNGTLRCPYCAGKKKQEFKYKDLLQHASGVGKGSANRSAQQKANHLALAKYLETDLACEAEPIQRPALPQAVNQPLHQEDLYVWPWTGIIVNIKGKSIDSGYWLKEFAKFRPIDFRIFLKDDDLIAGAVVDFNNDWNGFMNASDFEKSFEAARHGKKDWNSRKLEAGSNIYGWVAREDDYNCGGPIGEYLRNKGRLRTVTDIVQEASESRNSIVTNLTNEIEITNENLDKMQYKFNEKTMSLSRMLEEKDKLHNAFEEESRNMQRRARNEVRRILDEQEKLSSELEEKKRKLDSWSRDLNKREALTDQEKKKLEEDNKKKDLRNESLQLASKEQKIADENVLRLVEEQKREKEEAYNKILQLEKQLDAKQKLEMEIEELKGKLQVMKHLGDEDDAAVQNKIKEMNDELQEKVDNLENMEAMNQTLIVKERQSNDELQEARKELIKGLDDMLNAPRTKIGLKRMGELDQKVFVNNCKKRFPLEEAGTKGVELCSLWQENVKNSAWHPFKVVTVDDKAENIINEEDEKLRSLKHEWGDEIYSAVVTALKEINEYNASGGYTVVELWNFKDNRKATLKEVINYIMEHIKPLKRKRA
- the LOC114419279 gene encoding putative pectinesterase/pectinesterase inhibitor 28, with the protein product MSEGNAGKGKRIAIIGVSTLLLVAMVVAVTIGVNLNENGSNNDIEDNKKNHVASSIKAVQTLCHPTNYEKECEESLIAGAGNTTDPKELVKIFFNITITKIGDKLKETNILHEIEEEPRAKMALDTCKQLMDLSIGELTRSLDGINEFNLINVDKILMNLKVWLSGAITYQDTCLDGFENTTSDAGKKMKDLLTIGMHMSSNALAIVTDLADTVNDWNITKSFGRRLLQDSELPSWVDQHRLLNENASPFKRKPNVTVAIDGSGDFKSINEALKQVPEKNRKPFVIYIKEGVYQEYVEVTKKMTHVVFIGEGGKKTRISGNKNFIDGTNTYRTATVAIQGDHFVAINMGFENSAGPHKHQAVALRVQADKSIFYNCSMDGYQDTLYAHTMRQFYRDCTISGTIDFVFGNALAVFQNCTFVVRKPLENQQCIVTAQGRKEIQQPSGIVIQGGSIVSDPEFYSVRFENKAYLARPWKNYSRTIIMDTYIDDLIDADGYLPWQGLEGPSGMDTCFYAEYHNIGPGSDKSKRVKWAGIWNLNSKAARWFSPSKFFHGTDWIEVTGIPCFPGVPKHHRHKKTILNWQ